One genomic window of Bacillus mycoides includes the following:
- the rraA gene encoding ribonuclease E activity regulator RraA — translation MWKTTDLCDEFEQELQICRQSFQSYGKKEQFYGKIATVKVKDDNVLVKEGLQTLPEGTVLVVDGEASTNCALLGDNLAAIAEERKLAGIIVNGYVRDSSELKNINIGILALGTMPNRSVKEGKGERNIPLQFGEVEWKPNEYVYVDEDGIIVSDKSLHSEG, via the coding sequence ATGTGGAAAACTACCGATCTATGTGATGAATTTGAACAAGAATTACAAATATGTCGTCAGTCTTTTCAATCTTATGGGAAGAAAGAACAATTCTATGGGAAAATCGCAACGGTAAAAGTGAAGGATGATAATGTACTAGTAAAAGAGGGGTTACAAACACTGCCGGAAGGAACGGTATTAGTTGTTGATGGTGAGGCCTCTACTAATTGCGCGTTACTCGGCGATAATTTGGCAGCTATTGCGGAAGAAAGAAAGTTGGCAGGGATTATTGTAAATGGATATGTTCGCGATTCTAGTGAATTAAAAAATATTAATATTGGTATTTTAGCGTTAGGAACGATGCCAAATAGAAGTGTAAAAGAAGGAAAAGGAGAAAGAAATATTCCATTGCAATTTGGTGAAGTTGAATGGAAACCGAATGAATATGTTTATGTAGATGAAGATGGAATTATTGTTAGTGATAAAAGCTTACATAGTGAGGGATGA
- a CDS encoding serine hydrolase domain-containing protein: MKLFIIKKGTALTLTATILVGALAIPSYGNIHAVTKRTSTEQIVDKAADTKDIPGVIVTVKNGEASWAYASGEGNIERNHKVDADSAFRIGSTTKTFVTTVVLQLAGEKKLSLDDTVEKWLPGLINGNGYDGNKITIRQLLNHTSGIADYLTPDLKEKLIENPSENYTAEQLISRALQLEPVKGWSYSNTNMVIVGLIIQKVTGESYAEQIKKRIMEPLSLKETVLPGSSMDIPKKNARGYLNTGDKLVDITLFNPSFANASGEMISTGEDMTTFFRALLGGKLLTPEMQKEMVTNTVDTPLGKYGLGIHATKLPDGTEVWGHGGGIPGFTNFAGGTKDGQHVISININVLGAEKQINNILASEFAAKSKKDPVDKEKKSKHREEVKNVIDQVITNKKIPSVIAGGLKDGKNWSYATGTASYEVPHPVEPNFSFRIGSITKTFTASVVLQLAEEKQLNLDDSVEKWLPGVVQGNGYDGNKITIRQLLNHTSGIATNIDKDMRDFTLPQNPFRYYSTDELISLALAKPPVFAPGEGWDYSNTNTVIAGKIIQKVTGDTYAEQIRKRFIEPLGLKETFVMEVSSHIPGEHANGYNMDRSGRLYDLTEINQSWANAAGDMVSTAKDLTTFFSALLGGKLLNQELMDQMFKTVDSPIGKVGLGIYEEKTPDGQSYWGHAGGTYGFETRVGGPIGGEHILVTAINAVGPEVIEGRDKIFNKEFGR, translated from the coding sequence ATGAAATTATTCATTATTAAAAAAGGAACTGCACTTACCTTAACAGCAACTATATTGGTTGGAGCGCTAGCAATACCTTCATATGGAAACATACATGCGGTAACCAAAAGGACATCAACTGAGCAAATTGTTGATAAAGCTGCCGATACAAAGGATATTCCAGGAGTCATTGTTACAGTGAAAAATGGAGAGGCAAGTTGGGCATATGCTTCTGGTGAAGGGAATATTGAGAGAAATCATAAAGTGGATGCTGATTCTGCTTTTAGAATCGGGAGCACAACAAAGACCTTTGTGACTACAGTAGTACTGCAGCTTGCGGGAGAGAAGAAATTAAGTCTTGATGATACGGTAGAGAAATGGTTGCCGGGACTTATAAATGGAAACGGCTATGATGGTAATAAAATTACGATTCGCCAACTATTAAATCATACAAGCGGAATTGCAGATTATTTGACTCCAGATCTTAAAGAGAAATTAATAGAGAATCCAAGTGAGAATTATACAGCGGAACAATTAATTTCTCGTGCTTTACAATTAGAACCAGTAAAAGGCTGGTCATACTCGAATACGAATATGGTTATTGTAGGATTAATTATTCAGAAGGTAACAGGGGAATCGTATGCCGAGCAGATAAAGAAACGAATTATGGAACCTCTTAGTTTAAAAGAAACAGTCCTTCCTGGGAGCTCAATGGATATTCCGAAAAAAAATGCTCGTGGCTATTTAAATACAGGAGATAAATTAGTAGATATTACTTTGTTTAATCCATCATTTGCTAATGCTAGTGGTGAAATGATTTCGACAGGAGAAGATATGACAACGTTCTTCCGTGCCTTATTAGGTGGTAAATTACTGACGCCGGAAATGCAGAAGGAGATGGTGACTAACACAGTTGATACCCCATTAGGAAAGTATGGGCTTGGTATTCACGCAACAAAATTGCCAGATGGTACTGAAGTATGGGGGCATGGTGGTGGTATTCCTGGTTTTACTAACTTTGCTGGTGGAACGAAAGATGGTCAACATGTTATCTCGATAAATATTAATGTATTAGGAGCAGAAAAACAGATTAACAATATTTTAGCTTCAGAATTTGCGGCAAAATCTAAAAAGGACCCCGTAGATAAGGAAAAGAAAAGTAAACATCGAGAAGAAGTGAAAAACGTAATAGATCAAGTAATAACGAATAAAAAAATTCCAAGTGTTATAGCCGGCGGATTAAAGGACGGAAAGAACTGGTCGTATGCTACAGGAACAGCTAGTTATGAGGTACCACACCCTGTAGAGCCGAATTTTTCATTCCGTATCGGAAGTATAACGAAGACATTCACAGCGTCTGTTGTACTACAACTGGCTGAAGAGAAACAATTAAACCTTGATGATTCAGTCGAAAAATGGTTGCCAGGAGTCGTACAGGGTAACGGATATGATGGGAATAAAATTACAATTCGTCAGTTGTTGAATCATACAAGTGGAATTGCAACCAATATAGATAAGGATATGCGAGATTTTACACTGCCCCAAAACCCATTTCGTTACTATAGTACCGATGAACTTATCAGTTTAGCACTTGCAAAGCCACCTGTATTTGCGCCGGGGGAGGGATGGGACTATTCGAACACAAATACTGTTATAGCGGGGAAGATTATTCAAAAGGTAACAGGAGATACGTATGCCGAGCAAATTAGAAAAAGATTTATTGAACCGTTAGGGTTAAAAGAGACATTTGTAATGGAAGTAAGTTCGCATATACCGGGTGAGCATGCTAATGGGTATAATATGGATAGATCGGGTCGTTTGTATGATTTGACAGAAATAAATCAGTCATGGGCGAATGCAGCTGGAGATATGGTTTCAACAGCGAAAGATTTGACTACCTTCTTTAGTGCACTGTTGGGCGGAAAGCTTCTAAATCAAGAGCTAATGGATCAGATGTTCAAAACAGTAGATTCACCTATAGGCAAGGTTGGACTAGGAATTTATGAAGAAAAAACACCGGACGGACAATCATATTGGGGGCATGCTGGTGGGACTTATGGATTTGAAACGAGGGTCGGTGGACCTATTGGAGGAGAGCATATTTTAGTAACTGCTATCAATGCAGTAGGTCCGGAGGTTATTGAGGGGAGGGATAAAATATTTAATAAGGAGTTTGGACGTTAA
- a CDS encoding hybrid sensor histidine kinase/response regulator transcription factor, with protein sequence MFSFTKKWIWYDWIFVLIRTFWLIVIISTNFMFPSFIHTSSIIVLSLAFVVYLGPLIIRYKKAEWYPAFDIITAGCFYLYFASVAPNLLWSFILLVIIIGLCSNQNNYIWSGIFCGFAFPLLNAWIANRPPYELIVSCSLGFAIGISFNILIQYHKQSRIIEEQKLLLEQHIKRIEELTLIEERNRLSHELHDTIGHTLTSLIAGVTSIKSSVPNSQFERIDSLISIAQHSLDDIRKHLHELSHNPLSNSLSESLQQLTEEFMKSTGTTVTFRVIGSETLVMQKVNFCLYRCLQESLTNAVRHGKARTISVQLHFDRQQLRLQIEDNGIGMEEIQFGFGLSGMKERLEQVHGTLSVHSSSEQGTFIVCNIPLQTELVHNIIRLLVVDDQALITNSLEQILEHHTDFIVVGKAHDGSEALKLCEQLQPDIVLMDIQMPEMNGIEALLEMKRHWPNMKIVLMTTFEDSLQAATALEHGAEGYMLKSIHPQEMKEALKLIYNGGTWIDQSVATRVFEEMKHQREQLAKIKSTKQTYPYGLTKREMEILEHLSNGLRYKSIAAKLFLSEGTIRNYCSNLYSKLGVNNREEAIKMARTENIL encoded by the coding sequence ATGTTCTCATTCACAAAAAAATGGATTTGGTATGACTGGATATTTGTGCTCATACGAACATTTTGGCTAATCGTTATTATCAGTACCAATTTTATGTTTCCATCATTCATTCATACGTCTAGTATAATTGTACTTTCTCTCGCTTTTGTCGTTTACCTTGGACCATTAATTATTCGATATAAGAAAGCAGAATGGTACCCAGCATTCGATATTATCACTGCTGGTTGTTTTTATCTTTACTTCGCATCGGTAGCTCCAAATTTACTTTGGTCTTTCATTTTACTCGTAATTATTATTGGCCTATGTAGTAATCAAAATAATTATATATGGAGCGGTATTTTTTGTGGATTTGCATTTCCACTATTGAACGCTTGGATTGCCAACCGACCACCCTATGAATTAATCGTTAGTTGTAGTCTCGGTTTTGCCATTGGCATTTCTTTTAATATATTAATTCAGTATCATAAGCAATCTCGAATTATTGAAGAGCAAAAACTACTATTAGAACAACATATTAAAAGAATTGAAGAGCTTACTCTAATAGAAGAGCGTAATCGACTGTCACATGAACTACATGACACAATTGGTCATACACTTACTTCTCTCATCGCTGGCGTAACATCAATAAAATCATCAGTACCCAATTCACAGTTTGAAAGAATTGATTCACTTATCAGTATTGCTCAGCATAGTCTAGATGATATTCGAAAGCATCTACACGAGCTATCTCATAATCCACTTAGTAATTCATTAAGTGAATCACTGCAACAATTAACAGAAGAATTTATGAAATCTACAGGTACAACCGTTACATTCCGTGTGATCGGCAGCGAGACTCTTGTGATGCAAAAAGTGAATTTTTGCCTATATCGTTGTCTTCAAGAGTCATTAACAAACGCTGTTCGGCACGGTAAAGCGCGCACCATATCCGTTCAATTGCATTTCGACAGACAACAACTTCGATTGCAAATTGAAGATAACGGTATTGGGATGGAAGAAATTCAATTTGGCTTTGGACTTAGTGGAATGAAGGAACGACTTGAACAAGTTCACGGTACATTATCAGTTCATTCTAGCTCTGAGCAAGGAACATTTATCGTTTGTAATATTCCATTACAAACAGAGCTTGTACATAACATAATTCGCTTATTGGTCGTTGATGATCAGGCACTTATTACAAATAGTTTAGAGCAAATTTTAGAGCATCATACTGATTTTATTGTTGTTGGTAAAGCACACGATGGATCTGAGGCTTTAAAACTATGTGAACAATTACAACCTGACATTGTACTAATGGACATTCAGATGCCAGAAATGAATGGTATTGAGGCTTTACTAGAAATGAAGCGACATTGGCCTAATATGAAGATTGTTCTTATGACAACATTTGAAGATTCCTTACAAGCAGCAACTGCATTAGAGCATGGTGCTGAAGGCTACATGTTAAAATCTATTCATCCACAAGAGATGAAGGAAGCCTTGAAACTTATATATAATGGTGGAACTTGGATAGACCAATCGGTTGCTACACGAGTTTTCGAAGAAATGAAACATCAACGTGAGCAATTAGCGAAAATCAAATCAACTAAACAAACTTATCCGTATGGACTTACAAAACGCGAAATGGAAATTTTAGAACATCTATCAAACGGATTACGCTATAAATCCATTGCCGCCAAACTATTTTTATCTGAAGGAACGATTCGTAATTACTGTTCAAATCTCTACTCAAAGCTTGGTGTCAACAACCGTGAAGAAGCAATTAAAATGGCACGAACGGAAAACATTCTGTAG
- a CDS encoding endonuclease I family protein, producing the protein MKFRNTKLAMVTLSSFFILGSASLSFTDIIHGEVVSASPQEITVKNYDDTYYNNAIGKTGLELKKELHNVIDNHTKISYSAVWEALRDTDEDPNNKNNVLLLYTGRSQGKFTNGSGVDNWNREHVWAKSHGDFGTAAGPGTDLHHLRATDVSVNSSRGNLDFDNGGMNHSEATECKYDSDSWEPRDSVKGDIARMLFYMAVRYEGDNGEIDLELNEKVNNNKDPYMGKLSVLLKWNEQDPVDDLERKRNEVIFTKYQHNRNPFIDHPEWVNKIWN; encoded by the coding sequence ATGAAGTTCCGAAACACAAAACTTGCTATGGTTACACTATCATCATTTTTTATTTTAGGTTCTGCATCTCTATCATTCACAGATATCATACATGGTGAAGTAGTTTCTGCATCTCCACAAGAGATTACTGTAAAAAACTATGACGATACATATTATAATAACGCTATAGGAAAAACGGGTTTAGAATTAAAGAAGGAACTTCATAATGTTATTGATAATCATACAAAGATATCATACAGTGCGGTTTGGGAAGCGCTAAGAGATACTGATGAAGATCCAAATAATAAAAATAATGTGTTGCTCTTATATACTGGGCGTTCGCAAGGGAAATTTACGAATGGTTCAGGAGTTGATAACTGGAACCGAGAGCATGTTTGGGCAAAATCACACGGTGATTTTGGAACGGCTGCAGGACCAGGAACAGATCTGCATCATTTAAGAGCGACAGATGTATCTGTAAATAGTTCACGTGGAAATCTGGATTTTGATAATGGTGGTATGAATCATTCGGAAGCGACAGAATGTAAATATGATAGTGATTCTTGGGAACCTCGTGATAGTGTAAAAGGAGATATCGCTAGAATGCTGTTTTACATGGCTGTTCGTTACGAAGGAGACAACGGCGAAATAGACTTAGAACTAAATGAAAAGGTGAATAACAACAAAGATCCATACATGGGGAAACTATCTGTTTTACTAAAATGGAATGAACAAGACCCTGTCGATGATTTAGAGCGAAAGCGTAATGAAGTGATTTTTACAAAATATCAACATAATCGTAATCCTTTTATTGATCATCCTGAATGGGTAAATAAAATTTGGAACTAA
- the ybaK gene encoding Cys-tRNA(Pro) deacylase has product MKKDKTNAMRILDKEKIEYSMMSYDPNDGKIDGVSVAEKIGREVREVYKTLVAQGNSKDYHVFIIPVDEELNLKAAAKAVSEKKIELIPVKDITKVSGYIRGGCSPVGMKKLFSTCIDESAQSLETIIVSGGKIGTQIELKVDDLAKVTRAQFGEVTK; this is encoded by the coding sequence ATGAAAAAAGATAAAACAAATGCGATGCGAATATTAGATAAAGAAAAAATTGAATATTCCATGATGTCATACGATCCAAATGACGGGAAAATTGATGGTGTATCAGTAGCGGAGAAGATTGGACGAGAAGTGAGAGAAGTATATAAAACACTTGTCGCTCAAGGGAATAGTAAAGATTATCATGTGTTCATTATCCCGGTAGATGAGGAACTAAATTTAAAAGCGGCAGCAAAGGCAGTAAGTGAAAAGAAGATTGAACTGATTCCTGTTAAAGATATTACGAAAGTTTCAGGGTATATTCGCGGTGGTTGTTCACCAGTAGGGATGAAGAAGTTATTTTCTACATGTATTGATGAGAGTGCTCAATCACTTGAAACAATCATTGTAAGCGGCGGGAAAATTGGTACACAAATTGAGCTTAAAGTTGATGACTTAGCGAAAGTGACGAGAGCGCAGTTTGGTGAGGTAACGAAGTAA
- a CDS encoding energy-coupling factor transporter transmembrane component T: MKISFSSLHPFVNFFYYIGVMILCMMCLHPLFLIGAIVLVVILNIVQGNGEKIRNMLPSAIVFFLMVILFNSLLTHRGATTLFWLGDSRIKLEAVMFGLVMGLLLVTIMFTFASYNDIISSHKFLYLFSRISPKVALLTMITVRFVPLFIRRLKKITLVQKTKGVQLDSGSLIERIKNGMKLLQVLLVCSLEDALQTADSMQARGFGVTKRTTYIRYRMERRDWYTLSYLSILLITSFIFSYYGGGKLIIYPKVESILFQQYDGMMFFLFMMFISLPIVMEGREWIWWRMQK; the protein is encoded by the coding sequence ATGAAAATAAGCTTTTCTTCTTTACATCCTTTTGTGAATTTTTTCTATTATATTGGGGTGATGATACTATGTATGATGTGTCTTCATCCTCTTTTTTTAATTGGAGCGATTGTACTAGTAGTAATCTTAAATATAGTGCAAGGAAATGGCGAGAAAATAAGAAACATGCTGCCGAGTGCTATTGTATTCTTTTTAATGGTAATTTTATTTAATTCTCTATTAACACATAGAGGGGCGACTACGTTATTTTGGTTAGGAGATAGCCGGATTAAGCTTGAGGCAGTTATGTTTGGGCTTGTTATGGGGCTATTATTAGTTACGATTATGTTTACGTTTGCTTCTTATAACGATATTATTTCGAGTCATAAATTTTTATATTTGTTTTCAAGAATTTCACCGAAAGTTGCATTGTTAACGATGATTACAGTGCGATTTGTTCCTTTGTTTATTAGGCGGTTAAAGAAAATTACACTCGTCCAAAAAACGAAAGGTGTACAATTAGATTCGGGTTCACTCATTGAGCGTATAAAAAATGGGATGAAGTTACTTCAAGTGTTATTAGTTTGTTCGTTAGAAGATGCACTACAAACAGCAGATTCTATGCAAGCTCGCGGATTTGGTGTAACGAAGCGTACGACTTATATTCGATATAGAATGGAAAGACGCGATTGGTACACGCTAAGTTATTTAAGTATTCTACTTATAACCTCATTCATATTTAGTTATTATGGTGGAGGAAAGTTGATCATTTATCCGAAAGTGGAATCAATACTATTCCAGCAATATGATGGAATGATGTTTTTCCTATTTATGATGTTTATTAGTTTACCGATTGTAATGGAAGGAAGGGAATGGATATGGTGGCGCATGCAGAAATAA
- a CDS encoding DUF4430 domain-containing protein, producing MSKMKWFISLILSLGLLAGCEETAVKPEKKAEPKQEEQKEVAKQEEQKDVPKPEEKQAEPEQKPQEEQKDKQEQKVEEKQKEEKVQEQPEVKKEEKPKEQPAANKQPEQQKVQEEKPQQQKAPEVKEEAKVVNQPKETPKQEQKKNPEENNSVPTPPTPVPPLNPVPPPVPPEPKAKQVTISIKGNEGYLLAAKKVDVQEGDTVYSVLKSTGLDVDASGSKGDVYVKGIENLYEKDVNDNSGWKYRVNGAFPNRSAGVVTVKPGDKVEWVYVY from the coding sequence ATGAGTAAAATGAAATGGTTCATTTCTTTAATTCTTTCATTGGGATTATTAGCCGGATGTGAAGAAACGGCTGTAAAACCTGAGAAGAAGGCAGAACCGAAGCAAGAAGAGCAAAAAGAAGTAGCGAAACAGGAAGAACAAAAAGATGTGCCGAAACCGGAAGAGAAACAAGCTGAACCGGAACAGAAACCACAAGAAGAGCAGAAAGATAAACAAGAACAAAAAGTAGAAGAGAAACAAAAAGAAGAAAAGGTGCAGGAACAACCTGAAGTAAAGAAGGAAGAGAAACCAAAGGAACAGCCTGCTGCAAATAAACAACCGGAACAACAAAAAGTACAAGAAGAGAAACCTCAGCAGCAGAAAGCACCAGAAGTAAAAGAAGAAGCGAAGGTTGTTAATCAGCCGAAAGAAACACCGAAGCAGGAGCAAAAGAAAAATCCAGAAGAGAACAATAGTGTACCAACTCCGCCAACACCGGTACCACCACTAAACCCAGTACCACCACCAGTACCACCAGAACCTAAAGCGAAACAAGTCACTATCTCGATAAAAGGAAATGAAGGGTACTTATTAGCTGCGAAAAAGGTTGATGTTCAAGAAGGCGATACAGTTTACAGTGTGCTAAAGAGTACAGGATTAGATGTTGATGCGAGTGGATCTAAAGGTGATGTTTACGTAAAAGGTATTGAAAACTTATATGAAAAAGATGTAAATGATAATAGTGGATGGAAATATCGTGTGAACGGTGCATTTCCGAACCGTAGCGCAGGTGTAGTTACAGTTAAGCCTGGAGATAAAGTCGAGTGGGTGTATGTATACTAA
- a CDS encoding 5'-methylthioadenosine/S-adenosylhomocysteine nucleosidase — protein sequence MKKNLLKKYGALATTIVLSFSILAGCNASPKQVVEAKSNQKPILIQGPMPIEAEKFAKRLKNVKEEKSGTFVFYKGTVDNYPVIVAKTGKGMENTAAATAVAIEKYKPIAIINQGTSGGHDPNLNVFDIVLGKKVANIGSLKTTNMDENQGIEPAKWISMDLMASEGSAGEDPNAEKIRYYEGDKDLLAAANAVKDKYTKGKVVEGTIGSADVWNNEVDRIKWFHTKYGTSVEEMEGAAAAQIAKAYDVPFLGIRVLSNNKTNGGKYNPNTAAANQEYVYEVVKKYIDSVPNK from the coding sequence ATGAAGAAAAACCTGTTGAAAAAATATGGTGCTCTAGCAACTACTATCGTATTATCATTCTCAATACTTGCAGGATGTAACGCTAGTCCAAAACAAGTAGTAGAGGCAAAAAGTAATCAAAAACCTATCTTAATTCAAGGTCCAATGCCAATAGAAGCTGAAAAATTTGCAAAAAGGTTAAAAAATGTGAAAGAAGAAAAATCTGGAACTTTTGTATTTTATAAAGGTACTGTAGACAATTATCCTGTAATCGTTGCGAAAACAGGTAAAGGAATGGAAAATACAGCAGCCGCTACAGCAGTGGCTATTGAAAAATATAAGCCTATAGCGATTATTAACCAAGGAACATCAGGCGGGCATGATCCTAATTTAAACGTATTTGATATTGTTTTAGGAAAAAAAGTCGCGAATATAGGTTCATTAAAAACAACAAATATGGATGAGAACCAAGGAATTGAGCCGGCAAAATGGATATCTATGGACCTGATGGCTTCTGAAGGAAGTGCAGGAGAAGATCCAAATGCTGAGAAAATCCGATACTACGAGGGAGATAAGGATTTACTTGCAGCAGCTAATGCAGTAAAAGATAAATATACAAAAGGTAAAGTGGTGGAAGGTACTATAGGTTCAGCAGACGTTTGGAATAATGAAGTTGATCGAATTAAGTGGTTCCATACAAAATACGGTACATCTGTAGAAGAAATGGAAGGCGCTGCAGCAGCGCAAATCGCAAAAGCTTATGACGTACCATTCTTAGGAATTCGAGTATTATCTAACAATAAAACAAACGGCGGAAAATACAACCCGAATACAGCAGCGGCAAATCAAGAATATGTATATGAAGTAGTTAAAAAGTATATAGATTCGGTGCCAAATAAATAA
- a CDS encoding DUF4430 domain-containing protein: MAMLKKWLLTSLMAVALVFVSFANTVHITFAEGKTAKLAIIGESQKGIMLCPKEVSIEDGETAFSLLQKVMGDKVTSESMSFGTYIKGIDGLMAGATSAWLYDVNDKSAEVGADSYKLESGDVVAFRYVADWSNMSQETLQQTLDKFGTCKTVEEPKTEEPKPEKPDGKTEEPKPDGKTEELKPDGKTEEPKLEDKTTEQPKQEKIEIPAAQLNEAISKTSEKMLQDGIGSDWIAIGLARSGVNVPLETKINYVKPVAEKVKKRLNRFSATDLARTIIMMNAMNVDPTKVEGQNLVQNLFESDKVNSVTGYAFTLLALDTKKYEVPAEAKWNRAALVQALLQAQHTDGGWTYDSSSSKESASNVDVTSMVLAALAPYQEQQDVKPAIQKAVDYLYKQQLGNGGFAADGQENSNSTAQAIIGLSLVKDVDHNRLNKAVQNLMSYQLPNGEFKWLPSDQNGSGMATEQAFLALLQFKELGKSIYDWSNVVENEIDTKPIVEPEPTVEEKEVVEQPKQQEELQKQPKDENLKVVVNNERVNKETNKNKNQLPQTGASSHSAAAQVGMGVLCIASAYVLWRRKAA, from the coding sequence ATGGCAATGTTAAAGAAATGGCTGCTTACATCATTAATGGCAGTGGCACTTGTATTTGTTTCTTTTGCGAATACAGTACATATTACGTTTGCTGAAGGAAAGACAGCGAAACTTGCAATTATTGGTGAATCACAAAAAGGAATTATGTTATGTCCGAAAGAAGTTTCCATTGAAGATGGAGAAACAGCTTTTAGTTTGCTACAAAAAGTCATGGGTGACAAGGTAACATCTGAAAGTATGTCATTTGGAACGTATATAAAGGGCATCGATGGATTAATGGCAGGAGCAACGAGCGCTTGGTTGTATGATGTAAATGACAAATCTGCAGAAGTTGGGGCGGATAGTTATAAATTAGAGTCTGGGGATGTTGTTGCATTTCGTTACGTCGCAGACTGGAGCAATATGAGTCAAGAAACATTGCAACAAACGTTAGATAAATTTGGCACTTGTAAAACTGTAGAAGAGCCAAAGACAGAGGAACCGAAACCAGAAAAACCCGATGGTAAAACAGAGGAACCAAAACCCGATGGTAAAACAGAGGAACTAAAACCAGATGGTAAAACAGAAGAACCAAAACTAGAAGATAAAACAACAGAACAACCAAAGCAAGAGAAAATCGAAATCCCAGCCGCACAATTAAACGAAGCGATTTCTAAAACGTCAGAAAAGATGTTACAAGATGGAATTGGTAGTGATTGGATTGCGATTGGACTTGCTCGTTCAGGTGTAAATGTTCCACTTGAAACGAAAATAAACTATGTTAAGCCAGTAGCTGAAAAAGTTAAGAAGCGTTTAAATCGTTTTTCAGCAACAGATTTAGCTAGAACGATTATTATGATGAATGCAATGAACGTAGATCCTACAAAGGTCGAGGGACAAAATTTAGTACAAAATTTATTTGAATCAGATAAAGTGAATTCCGTTACAGGATACGCATTTACATTACTTGCATTAGATACAAAGAAATATGAGGTTCCGGCCGAAGCGAAATGGAATCGAGCTGCTTTAGTACAAGCACTTTTACAGGCGCAGCATACAGACGGTGGCTGGACGTATGATAGTTCAAGTAGTAAAGAAAGTGCTAGTAACGTTGATGTAACAAGTATGGTATTAGCAGCATTAGCTCCTTATCAAGAACAACAAGACGTTAAGCCAGCTATTCAAAAAGCTGTGGATTATTTATACAAGCAGCAGTTAGGTAATGGTGGTTTTGCCGCTGATGGACAAGAGAATTCTAATAGTACTGCACAAGCAATTATTGGACTATCGTTAGTTAAAGATGTAGATCACAATCGTCTTAATAAAGCAGTACAAAATTTAATGTCATATCAGCTTCCAAATGGTGAGTTCAAATGGTTACCAAGTGATCAAAACGGTAGTGGAATGGCTACAGAGCAAGCATTTTTAGCTTTACTTCAGTTTAAAGAGCTTGGAAAATCGATTTATGATTGGTCAAATGTAGTAGAGAATGAAATCGATACGAAACCAATTGTAGAACCAGAGCCAACTGTAGAAGAAAAAGAAGTTGTAGAACAACCGAAACAACAAGAAGAGTTACAAAAACAACCAAAAGATGAAAATCTGAAAGTTGTTGTAAATAACGAACGAGTTAATAAAGAAACAAATAAGAATAAGAATCAATTACCACAAACAGGAGCATCTTCTCATAGTGCAGCTGCACAAGTAGGTATGGGTGTATTATGTATCGCTTCTGCATATGTATTATGGAGACGTAAAGCAGCTTAA